Proteins encoded within one genomic window of Methanothrix harundinacea 6Ac:
- a CDS encoding DUF7839 domain-containing protein, which yields MVDVLQSKRDSSRFQILVEIAANQPNVRQKEVAERLGVTPQAISEYIKDLVADGLVISDGRMRYRITKEGVEMLLESAAELKRYARYVMEEIISHVSVWGAIADVDLAEGETVSLEMRGGLLYAGRKEGVEASGVTIAEARAGEDVGVSNLRGLISLKEGKVTVCKVPRVQMGGSRNVDLEALARIARDGEMVGALGIESLVALRKVGREPDVFFGAKESAVESAFHGVSSVIVCVDEQVPNLMGRLEGEGLKYELVDLTVG from the coding sequence ATGGTAGACGTTCTACAGAGCAAGAGGGACAGCTCGCGGTTTCAGATCCTGGTGGAGATCGCCGCAAACCAGCCGAACGTCCGGCAGAAGGAGGTGGCGGAGAGGCTCGGGGTCACCCCCCAGGCGATCTCCGAGTACATCAAGGACCTGGTAGCCGACGGCCTCGTGATATCCGACGGGAGGATGAGGTACCGGATCACGAAGGAGGGGGTGGAGATGCTCCTGGAGAGCGCCGCCGAGCTGAAGCGGTATGCTAGGTACGTCATGGAGGAGATCATCAGCCACGTCTCGGTCTGGGGGGCGATCGCCGACGTCGACCTCGCGGAGGGGGAGACCGTCTCCCTGGAGATGAGGGGCGGCCTCCTCTACGCCGGCCGGAAGGAGGGGGTGGAGGCGAGCGGGGTCACCATCGCCGAGGCCCGGGCCGGGGAGGACGTGGGGGTCTCAAACCTCAGGGGGCTGATCAGCCTCAAAGAGGGGAAGGTCACCGTCTGCAAGGTCCCCCGGGTCCAGATGGGCGGCTCCCGGAACGTCGACCTCGAGGCCCTCGCCAGGATCGCCCGGGACGGAGAGATGGTGGGTGCCCTGGGGATAGAGTCCCTCGTCGCCCTCAGGAAGGTCGGGCGGGAGCCGGACGTCTTCTTCGGGGCGAAGGAGTCGGCGGTGGAGTCGGCCTTCCACGGGGTATCCTCGGTGATCGTCTGCGTCGACGAGCAGGTTCCAAACCTCATGGGGAGGCTCGAGGGCGAGGGGCTGAAGTACGAGCTCGTCGACCTCACCGTGGGCTGA
- a CDS encoding ArsR family transcriptional regulator, producing the protein MGKRTRIINDPSDLVPLLLAFGSEVHKRVFEELCEEWRTEVELAEIMSDERGVHRSLELLKKSGLVETKWKMPKPGESPEKEYHSSYSRVQANFVCPLEDLSELIYLTSMSDDELREKTERIQRLVANGNTSLTNLSRELNLSQAFIRGAAKRAEGLAVRGQRIELSKEEG; encoded by the coding sequence ATGGGAAAGAGAACTCGGATCATCAATGATCCCTCAGATCTGGTTCCTCTGCTCCTGGCTTTCGGTTCAGAAGTTCACAAACGGGTCTTCGAAGAGCTCTGCGAGGAATGGAGGACGGAGGTGGAACTCGCCGAGATCATGAGCGACGAAAGGGGGGTTCACAGGAGCCTGGAGCTTCTGAAGAAGAGCGGCCTTGTGGAGACGAAGTGGAAGATGCCGAAGCCCGGCGAGAGCCCAGAGAAGGAGTACCATTCGAGCTACTCTCGGGTCCAGGCCAACTTCGTATGCCCCCTGGAGGATCTGAGCGAGCTGATCTATCTCACCTCGATGTCAGATGATGAGCTCCGGGAGAAGACCGAGAGGATCCAGCGACTCGTCGCCAACGGCAACACCTCCCTAACCAACCTCTCTCGAGAGCTGAATCTCAGCCAGGCCTTCATAAGAGGGGCTGCCAAAAGGGCGGAGGGGCTGGCCGTCAGGGGTCAGAGGATCGAGCTCTCCAAGGAAGAGGGTTGA
- a CDS encoding DUF11 domain-containing protein — translation MRALLAYLLLASMIGTAVEWGDRAEGELHWGEALSIGGYSLEVADFTPEERTPRMVMLHLRKGDELIATRALGPGESFSFDDVVMVRAEEVMMRDYLLDGSAEPRARVALILRAVPDLTVRVVPKEEAYRGGDRARLEVEVENVGMAAAEEVELEVAFGPGIPSARHSISSLAPGEVWDEDPSTREVEPLRVSFRGPPVAGPQELRVEARARYLDPEGGVHEAVGGTSLEIFGPLRVFKYAEEEVRFGEESYVHLSVSNTGPRPQEVVLTDSVGRDFLTGATLEWRMTVPPGESEGASYTVTAKRPGEGQALPPAEATYSVDGKGYRVRSMAPVVDVVGPLVEVEKRASTSRVGVGEEVTVTVTAKNAGNRRAKASLQETVPPWATLVGGETELSLLLLPGEEAAIVYNLSCPEPGSFTIPATTVCYRDDRGTACTLESSRLRITVEEEEEATAEEAPGREEGRDPPSAGPQTAPGSGGGFLWAVPALILMIFIAFDRYI, via the coding sequence ATGAGAGCCCTCCTGGCATATCTTCTCCTGGCATCGATGATCGGGACGGCGGTGGAGTGGGGGGACCGGGCGGAGGGGGAGCTCCATTGGGGAGAGGCCCTCTCCATCGGAGGCTATAGCCTGGAGGTGGCGGACTTCACCCCCGAGGAGAGGACGCCGAGGATGGTGATGCTCCACCTCCGGAAGGGGGACGAGCTGATCGCCACCCGAGCCCTGGGGCCGGGGGAGAGCTTCTCCTTCGATGACGTGGTGATGGTGAGGGCCGAGGAGGTGATGATGAGAGACTACCTCCTGGACGGATCGGCGGAGCCCCGGGCCCGGGTCGCCCTCATCCTCCGGGCGGTCCCCGACCTCACCGTCCGGGTAGTACCGAAGGAGGAGGCTTACCGGGGAGGGGATCGGGCGAGGCTCGAGGTTGAGGTGGAGAACGTCGGGATGGCGGCGGCGGAGGAGGTCGAGCTGGAGGTGGCCTTCGGCCCCGGGATCCCCTCGGCGAGGCATTCGATATCCAGCCTCGCCCCGGGGGAGGTCTGGGACGAGGACCCTTCCACCCGGGAGGTCGAGCCCCTGAGGGTGAGCTTCAGAGGGCCGCCGGTGGCGGGGCCCCAGGAGCTCCGGGTCGAGGCGAGGGCCCGTTACCTCGACCCCGAGGGGGGGGTCCACGAAGCGGTGGGCGGGACGAGCCTCGAGATCTTCGGCCCCCTCCGGGTCTTCAAATACGCTGAGGAGGAGGTCCGGTTCGGCGAGGAGAGCTACGTCCACCTCTCCGTCAGCAACACCGGCCCCAGGCCCCAGGAGGTGGTCCTCACCGACTCGGTGGGCCGAGACTTCCTGACGGGGGCCACCCTGGAGTGGAGGATGACGGTCCCCCCGGGGGAGAGCGAGGGGGCGAGCTACACCGTCACCGCGAAGAGGCCGGGGGAGGGGCAGGCCCTCCCCCCGGCGGAGGCGACCTACTCCGTCGACGGGAAGGGGTACCGGGTGAGGTCGATGGCCCCCGTCGTCGACGTCGTCGGACCCCTGGTGGAGGTGGAGAAGAGGGCCTCCACCTCCAGGGTCGGGGTGGGGGAGGAGGTGACGGTGACGGTGACGGCGAAGAACGCGGGGAACCGGAGGGCTAAGGCCTCCCTCCAGGAGACGGTCCCCCCCTGGGCGACCCTCGTCGGGGGGGAGACGGAGCTCTCCCTCCTCCTCCTGCCGGGGGAGGAGGCGGCGATCGTCTACAACCTGTCGTGCCCGGAGCCGGGGAGCTTCACCATCCCGGCCACCACCGTCTGCTACCGGGACGACCGGGGGACCGCCTGCACCCTCGAGTCCTCGCGGCTGAGGATCACCGTCGAGGAGGAGGAGGAGGCCACCGCCGAGGAGGCACCTGGGCGGGAAGAGGGGCGTGATCCCCCCTCCGCCGGGCCGCAGACCGCCCCCGGATCCGGAGGGGGGTTCCTCTGGGCCGTCCCCGCCCTGATCCTGATGATATTCATCGCCTTCGATCGATATATTTAG
- a CDS encoding helix-turn-helix transcriptional regulator: protein MTDIMGLCRWPVLLLAFAAAVLSSGSWAAEAAGSEAAGLVLDVYVDDAGKALVTGYAMRIDGLAFLNGSEYQYDEEARQLYAVTNSLTAKRGDDWEIGLSAAGSYGEYHVTFYLSEKVQLTNITGTEGIDYLVSSSSSESFLVEFHGYDVSSPAATIRYRQPVGGGGAAVESLPPVGASRPRLLLAGAVIVVLAVLGAASLGGWGKARPLPLGEASAGAGPEEASGAALAVSAPTEPPDPGSSPAGTGGARISGEMAAVMDTLTDRERSVLEALMKNEGKMTQADIRYETGIPKSSLTGIIVSLERRNIVTKKERGRTNVIELSERLNWGGGR, encoded by the coding sequence ATGACGGATATAATGGGGCTCTGCCGATGGCCTGTGCTTCTCCTCGCATTCGCGGCAGCCGTCCTCAGCTCTGGCTCCTGGGCGGCGGAGGCCGCGGGCTCCGAGGCGGCGGGGCTCGTCCTGGACGTTTACGTCGACGACGCCGGCAAGGCCCTGGTGACGGGATACGCCATGAGGATCGACGGACTGGCCTTCCTCAACGGTTCCGAATACCAGTACGATGAGGAGGCCCGCCAGCTCTACGCCGTGACCAACTCCCTCACCGCCAAGAGGGGGGACGACTGGGAGATCGGTCTATCCGCCGCTGGCAGCTACGGCGAGTATCACGTCACCTTTTACCTCTCGGAGAAGGTCCAGCTCACCAACATCACCGGCACCGAGGGGATCGATTACCTCGTCTCCTCCTCCTCCAGCGAGTCCTTCCTGGTGGAGTTCCACGGCTACGACGTATCGAGCCCCGCCGCCACCATAAGGTACCGCCAGCCCGTCGGCGGCGGGGGGGCGGCTGTGGAATCCCTCCCGCCGGTGGGGGCCTCCAGGCCCCGCCTCCTCCTGGCGGGGGCGGTGATCGTCGTCCTCGCCGTCCTCGGAGCCGCGAGCCTGGGGGGGTGGGGTAAGGCCCGTCCCCTCCCGCTGGGGGAGGCCTCCGCCGGGGCCGGTCCAGAGGAGGCGTCCGGGGCGGCCCTGGCGGTCTCAGCCCCCACCGAGCCCCCGGACCCCGGATCATCCCCTGCCGGCACGGGGGGGGCTCGGATCTCGGGGGAGATGGCGGCGGTGATGGATACCCTCACCGATAGGGAGAGGTCTGTCCTGGAGGCGCTGATGAAGAACGAGGGGAAGATGACCCAGGCCGATATCAGGTACGAGACGGGGATCCCCAAATCCTCCCTCACCGGGATCATCGTCTCCCTGGAGAGGCGGAATATCGTGACCAAGAAGGAACGGGGAAGGACGAACGTCATCGAGCTGTCGGAGCGGCTCAACTGGGGTGGAGGGAGATGA
- a CDS encoding C1 family peptidase — MKTIREEISKKLYPWSAGKTSISELSDDKRKAYLGLATDEKDMAMMATARVEEDALMASEGLRFAYLTSWNWRNVGGVDWTTPVKDQKGCGSCVSFATSAVVEANLEIFRRNPYLNPNLSEADLFFCGCGKCCASGWNFPPALDYAKSKGIPDDACYPYTDKDQPCKPCADRAKRIIKIQGWRSLSTASQAKEWICRHGPVITGMAVYTDFFSYRGGVYRHASGRLEGYHAIAVVGYSETEQCWICKNSWGTGWGEGGWFRIRYGECGIGSTFPFYTVEFPALNDDVIMPKTGKVVAKLKSKSAAFENEFRLYSPTNKLIFKAADSQVGKTFDVGTFSAGQKLIFALKTPDGNTYYTTHAWNKDACDHVIKVQTGNYKWELRWEDLYGLGDQDYNDVVAEIEIK; from the coding sequence TTGAAGACGATAAGGGAGGAGATCAGCAAAAAGCTGTATCCGTGGTCAGCAGGAAAGACGTCCATCAGCGAGCTTTCTGACGACAAGAGGAAGGCGTACCTCGGCCTCGCGACGGACGAGAAAGATATGGCGATGATGGCCACGGCCCGGGTCGAGGAAGATGCCCTGATGGCTAGCGAAGGCCTCCGGTTCGCCTATCTCACCAGCTGGAACTGGAGGAACGTCGGCGGGGTCGACTGGACGACCCCGGTGAAGGATCAGAAGGGGTGCGGCTCGTGCGTCTCCTTCGCCACGTCCGCCGTCGTCGAGGCGAACCTGGAGATATTCAGGCGTAACCCTTACCTGAACCCGAACCTATCGGAGGCGGACCTCTTCTTCTGCGGCTGCGGCAAATGCTGCGCCAGCGGCTGGAACTTCCCTCCGGCCCTCGACTACGCCAAGAGCAAGGGGATCCCCGACGACGCCTGCTACCCCTACACCGATAAGGACCAGCCCTGCAAGCCCTGCGCCGACAGGGCGAAGAGGATCATAAAGATCCAGGGATGGAGATCCTTGAGCACCGCGTCCCAGGCGAAGGAGTGGATATGCAGACACGGCCCGGTGATCACGGGGATGGCGGTCTACACCGACTTCTTCAGCTACAGGGGCGGAGTATACAGACACGCCAGCGGCCGCCTGGAAGGGTATCACGCCATAGCCGTCGTCGGCTACAGCGAGACCGAGCAGTGCTGGATATGCAAGAACAGCTGGGGAACCGGCTGGGGAGAGGGGGGCTGGTTCAGGATAAGGTACGGTGAATGCGGGATCGGCAGCACCTTCCCCTTCTACACCGTCGAGTTTCCGGCCCTCAACGACGACGTGATCATGCCGAAGACCGGGAAGGTGGTGGCCAAGCTCAAGAGCAAATCCGCTGCCTTTGAGAACGAGTTCAGGCTCTACTCTCCGACGAACAAGCTGATATTCAAGGCGGCCGACTCTCAGGTGGGCAAGACCTTCGACGTGGGCACCTTCAGCGCAGGCCAGAAGCTGATCTTCGCCCTCAAGACCCCTGACGGGAACACCTACTACACCACCCACGCCTGGAACAAGGACGCCTGCGACCACGTCATCAAGGTGCAGACCGGCAACTACAAGTGGGAGCTGAGGTGGGAGGACCTCTACGGCCTCGGAGACCAGGACTACAACGACGTCGTGGCAGAGATCGAGATCAAGTGA
- a CDS encoding DUF5814 domain-containing protein, protein MPIAVLARAEKGRVLILPLRGGVTLFEGHLRLQDTPKGPRPKKFLINKDGDERYLQPDDLVRLLRKAGAIYVARGDPSLEAKFLEFLDGYQIPHRKVSICHHCLSEKRSFTPLDGKAVRHKGGLICERCALEELQREADFRHLGRAAKVHMARLLLRRRDLDEVLGLLALDRLEADLTKFDEIPAEREENPMAVEALDLPPELKSFLLGRTKSLLPVQAKAIRMGLLEGKNLLVVSATATGKSLVGEMAGIKNFLEGRGKLLFLVPLVALANQKYDQLSLYRDLGARAAIRVGVSRIKLGKAKRMNQDLNSEIIVGTYEGIDQLLRTGRGLGRVGTVVIDEVHMLEEKERGHRLSGLIARLRFSYPAAQFIYLSATVGNPAALAAQLGSDLVDYQVRPVALERHLIFAEFREKRGLLRRLVREAASKTSSTGYRGQTIIFTNSRKNCNSLALAIPNSAAYHAGMQYDQRRKVEALFAEGKVDAVVTTAALAAGVDFPASQVIFDSLAMGIEWLSVHEFNQMLGRAGRPGYHDRGIVYLLPEPGKKYQGGKGEAEDEVALRLLRGAMEDVLPEYGEEEQLEEVLANAGVAKSREELVRLHRLTIGLDDLGSSLAALEEADLLRGISPTRIGRAASAHFLTPEEVVVIRKGLAEGKGALDIAVDLERFDDLYLKAAERISATLRMQVSSRALHGSVMDLLSSEDLTKLDPKLREELLSFAKDFTRCGCRDSPYCGCPERGASLKILELRAEGMSPSRIIQEFTDSYGIYAYTGDLINYLDAIVRRLEAIEEMARVLGKKETAAEARRLRVRVEG, encoded by the coding sequence ATGCCGATCGCCGTTCTGGCCAGGGCCGAGAAGGGCCGGGTCCTCATCCTCCCCCTCCGGGGAGGGGTGACCCTCTTCGAGGGGCATCTCCGCCTCCAGGATACGCCGAAGGGCCCCCGCCCCAAGAAGTTCCTCATAAACAAGGACGGGGACGAGAGGTACCTCCAGCCCGACGACCTGGTGAGGCTCCTCCGGAAGGCGGGGGCGATCTACGTCGCCCGGGGGGACCCCTCCCTGGAGGCGAAGTTCCTCGAGTTTCTCGACGGCTATCAGATCCCCCACCGGAAGGTCTCGATCTGCCACCACTGCCTCTCGGAGAAGAGGAGCTTCACCCCCCTGGACGGAAAGGCCGTCCGGCACAAGGGCGGCCTGATCTGCGAGCGGTGCGCCCTGGAGGAGCTCCAGAGGGAGGCGGATTTCCGGCACCTCGGCCGGGCGGCGAAGGTCCACATGGCGAGGCTCCTCCTCAGGAGGAGGGACCTCGACGAGGTCCTCGGCCTCCTGGCCCTCGATAGGCTCGAGGCCGATCTTACTAAGTTCGACGAGATCCCGGCCGAGAGGGAGGAGAACCCGATGGCCGTCGAGGCCCTCGACCTCCCTCCCGAGCTGAAGAGCTTTCTTTTGGGGAGGACGAAGTCCCTCCTCCCGGTTCAGGCGAAGGCGATCCGGATGGGGCTTTTGGAGGGGAAAAACCTCCTGGTAGTCTCCGCCACCGCCACCGGGAAGAGCCTCGTGGGGGAGATGGCGGGGATAAAAAACTTCCTGGAAGGGAGGGGGAAGCTCCTCTTCCTCGTCCCCCTCGTCGCCCTCGCAAACCAGAAGTACGACCAGCTATCCCTCTACCGGGACCTGGGGGCGAGGGCCGCCATCCGGGTCGGGGTCTCCAGGATAAAGCTCGGCAAGGCGAAGAGGATGAACCAGGACCTCAACTCGGAGATCATCGTCGGGACCTACGAGGGGATCGACCAGCTCCTCCGGACCGGCAGGGGCCTGGGGAGGGTGGGGACCGTCGTCATCGACGAGGTCCACATGCTGGAGGAGAAGGAACGTGGCCACCGCCTCTCGGGGCTGATCGCAAGGCTCCGGTTCTCTTACCCCGCCGCCCAGTTCATCTACCTCTCGGCGACCGTCGGAAACCCCGCCGCCCTGGCCGCCCAGCTCGGCTCCGACCTCGTAGACTACCAGGTGAGGCCGGTGGCCCTCGAGCGCCACCTGATCTTCGCAGAGTTCCGGGAGAAGAGGGGGCTGTTGAGGAGGCTGGTCCGGGAGGCGGCCTCCAAGACCTCCTCCACGGGGTACCGGGGCCAGACGATAATCTTCACCAACTCGCGGAAGAACTGCAACAGCCTGGCGTTGGCGATACCCAACTCCGCCGCCTACCACGCCGGGATGCAGTACGACCAGCGGAGGAAGGTGGAGGCCCTCTTCGCCGAAGGGAAGGTCGACGCCGTGGTGACGACGGCGGCCCTGGCCGCCGGGGTCGACTTTCCCGCCTCCCAGGTGATCTTCGACTCCCTGGCCATGGGGATCGAGTGGCTCAGTGTCCACGAGTTCAACCAGATGCTGGGAAGGGCCGGAAGGCCCGGCTACCACGACCGGGGGATCGTCTACCTCCTCCCCGAGCCGGGCAAGAAGTACCAGGGGGGGAAGGGCGAGGCGGAGGACGAGGTGGCCCTCCGCCTCCTCCGGGGGGCGATGGAGGACGTCCTCCCCGAGTACGGGGAGGAGGAGCAGCTGGAGGAGGTCCTGGCCAACGCCGGGGTGGCGAAGAGCCGGGAGGAGCTGGTCCGGCTCCACCGGCTGACGATCGGCCTCGACGACCTGGGGTCGAGCCTCGCCGCCCTGGAGGAGGCGGACCTCCTCCGGGGGATCTCCCCCACCCGGATCGGGAGGGCTGCCTCCGCCCACTTCCTCACCCCAGAGGAGGTGGTGGTCATAAGGAAGGGGCTCGCCGAAGGGAAGGGGGCCCTGGATATAGCCGTCGACCTGGAGAGGTTCGATGACCTCTACCTCAAGGCCGCCGAGAGGATCTCGGCGACCCTGAGGATGCAGGTCTCCTCGAGGGCGCTCCACGGCTCGGTGATGGACCTCCTCAGCAGCGAAGACCTCACCAAGCTCGACCCGAAGCTGAGGGAGGAGCTCTTGAGCTTCGCCAAAGATTTCACCCGCTGCGGCTGCCGGGACTCCCCCTACTGCGGCTGCCCCGAGAGGGGGGCGTCCCTCAAGATCCTGGAGCTCCGGGCCGAGGGGATGAGCCCGAGCCGGATCATCCAGGAGTTCACCGACTCTTACGGGATCTACGCCTACACCGGCGACCTGATAAACTATCTGGATGCGATCGTCCGCCGGCTGGAGGCGATCGAGGAGATGGCCCGGGTCCTGGGGAAGAAGGAGACGGCGGCGGAGGCGAGGCGCCTCCGGGTGAGGGTCGAGGGGTGA
- a CDS encoding protease inhibitor I42 family protein: MNHAEVKVKVAEEFEISLESVPTTGYVWEAKFDGEMMRLKDRSFLASQPGAIGGGGNEIFTFVPLQTGETEVAMIRKRSWEREAAEERTYRIKII, translated from the coding sequence ATGAACCATGCCGAGGTGAAGGTTAAGGTGGCGGAGGAGTTCGAGATATCCCTGGAATCGGTCCCGACCACGGGATACGTCTGGGAGGCGAAGTTCGACGGGGAGATGATGAGGCTGAAGGATAGGAGCTTTCTTGCGAGCCAGCCCGGGGCGATCGGCGGAGGCGGCAACGAGATATTCACCTTCGTCCCCCTCCAGACCGGCGAGACGGAGGTCGCCATGATCCGAAAACGGTCCTGGGAGAGGGAGGCGGCAGAGGAGCGGACCTACAGAATAAAAATAATCTGA